GCCGGAAACCATATTGATGATGGCACCGGGAACGAAGAAAGGAGAAACCCGGCGCGGGCCCTTTTCCGCAATCAGCATGGCATTGTTTTCGATGGCGGCGATACCACCCATACCGGAACCGATACAGGCCCCGATGCGCGATGCGTTTTCTTCGGTAACTTCCAGGCCACTGTCTTCCACTGCCTGGATACCGGCGCTCAGGCCATACTGCAGAAAGACATCCATCTTGCGCGCTTCTTTCTGCGCGATATGGGGCTCCGGGTCAAAATTTTTCACGGTCGCAGCGAAGCGAGTGCTAAACGCCGAGACATCAAATGACTCGATTGGAACGACACCGCTTTTCCCCGCCAACAGTGCAGGCCAGGTATCTTCCAGGGTATTTCCCAGCGGGCTCACTGTGCCCATTCCGGTAATAACGACTCTTCTACGCGTCACTTGCGCCTCCCCCGAACTCAATCTCACACGCCGGTAACCAGATCACGTCAACCGGTCGTTTTTCACAAGGTTCAAATAGACGAAGAGCCGCGCTATGCAACATAGAACGGCTCTCGCAGTACAACAGTAATGGGTAACACTTACCCGTTACTTAAGCTATCCAGCAGGAATCAACCCAGGTTCTGGTTGATGTAATCGATGGCCAGCTGAACAGTGGTGATTTTTTCTGCTTCTTCGTCAGGAATTTCAGTTTCGAATTCCTCTTCCAAAGCCATTACCAGCTCAACTGTGTCGAGGGAGTCAGCGCCCAGATCTTCAACAAAGGATGCTTCAGGTTTTACATCTTCTTCCTTCACGCCCAGTTGTTCAGCAACGATCTTTTTTACGCGCTCTTCAATGCTGCTCATGATTCAATTTAACTCCTAGTGGATAAAAATCTGTTTTGGTTACTGTTTAAATTTTGCCCACGATATGTGGTGTTTCAGTAACCGGCTAACACAGCTTGTGGTTAATGCGAGGCGGCATTGTACCCTGATTTTTTCGGGATGTAATGCACCGCCTCTCAGCAACCGATGAATGATAAAAATTAACTTACCAATCAATCACTTACGGTAATTTTCTCGAAAGAAAATTAGCCCATATACATGCCGCCGTTCACATGAATGGTCTCTCCGGTCACATAACCGCCAGCATCACTGGCCAAAAATGCGACGACGGACGCAATCTCTTCGGGCGCACCCAGGCGACCCAGTGGGATTTTGCTCAGCAGTGCCTCGCGCTGCGCCTCTGGCAACACTTTGGTCATGTCGGTATCGATAAAGCCAGGAGCGACGGTATTCACCGTGATACCACGGGAGCCAACCTCGGCAGCCAGTGCGCGCGCAAAACCGCCAACACCAGCCTTGGTGGCCGCATAGTTACTCTGGCCCGCATTACCCATGCTGCCCACAACGGAGCTGATATTAATGATGCGACCCCAGCGGGCTTTGGTCATGTCCCGCAGGCAGCTCTTGCTCACACGGTAGACAGCCGTCAGGTTGGTATTCAGCACATCTTCCCACTCGTCATCTTTCATACGCATCAGAAGATTGTCTTTGGTGATACCCGCGTTATTCACCAGAATGGTGGGCGCACCAAACTCAGCCTTGACCGACTCAAGCACCGCAGCGATGCTCTCCAGATTGGTAACATCCAGCTCTTTACCAGCCCCCTGCACGCCTTTCTCAGCAAAACGTGCGGAGATTTTCTCGGCACCCGCTGCGCTGGTCGCGGTGCCAATGACGATGGCACCTTGGGCGCCCAGCAAATCAGCAATGGCCGCGCCAATGCCGCGGCTCGCGCCGGTAACCAGCGCCACCTTCCCTTCAAGTGAGGTTGAAATAGTCATAATTTCTCCCGATACCTCGCCTGCGTAAAACACAGGGCGAGGCTTCGTATTTATTGTGCGGTGGATTTAATGGCTTCCGACAATTGAGCCGGCGTTTCAATATTGTGCGCCGTCAGGCCGCGATCGATGCGCTTGGCAAGCCCCGCGAGCACTTTACCCGGGCCACATTCGACCAATTGCTCGGTACCCGCTGCGGCCATAGCCTGAACGCACGCCGTCCAGCGCACCGGGCTGTAAATCTGCTCGATCATAAGCGTCTTGATGGCAGCCGGATCGCTCTCCGCCTGGGCGTGCACATTATGGATAACCGGGACCTCAGGCGCGGAAAACTCTGTTGCCTCAATTTGAGATGCCAGCTTTTCCGCCGCAGGGCGCATCAGCTCGGTATGAAAGGGTGCACTGACCGGTAGCGGCAGCGCGCGCTTTGCGCCCGCTGCTTTACAGGCCTCGATCGCCCGCGCCACCGCTGGCGCACTGCCAGCAATCACCACCTGACCCGGCGAGTTGTAGTTGACCGCATTCACCACTGCGCCTTCCGCAGCCGCAGCACAGGCGGATTCCACGGCGTCATCATCCAGCCCGATGACAGCCGCCATTGCACCTTCACCCGCGGGAACCGCTTCCTGCATCAGTCGACCGCGCTCGCGCACCAGGCGCACAGCATCTTCAAATTGCAACACGCCCGCACATACCAGCGCCGACCATTCGCCAAGACTGTGGCCGGCCATGCGCGCAGGAACAACCCCACCCTGCGCCTGCCACGCCCGGTAAAGGGCAACGCTGGCGGTCAGCAACAGCGGCTGGGTTCTCTCGGTAAGGTTGATATCTTCTTGCGCGCCATTTTGGCAAAGCTCCCAAAGGTCGTAGCCAAGCACGGCAGAGGCCTGGGAAAACGTTGCGCTGATTTCCGGGAATGCCTGAGCGGCTTCAGCCAGCATACCAATCTGCTGGGAGCCCTGGCCGGGAAACACAAACGCCAAAACTGGGTTGGTCATGGAACATCCTTTAACCAAGTGGGTGAAGCCTTAGGAAATAAGGGCCTGGCTGAACGTCGTAGACCGCTGCCGGATCAGGGGCCGGCTAATCGCACCCTGTCGGCGGTTGCGCCTGCAAAGCCATGGCCCTGCCCAATTGAAGGGACAAGTCGGCTTCGGCACATTCTTTTGCGGTAAGCATCG
This Microbulbifer sp. Q7 DNA region includes the following protein-coding sequences:
- the fabD gene encoding ACP S-malonyltransferase, which codes for MTNPVLAFVFPGQGSQQIGMLAEAAQAFPEISATFSQASAVLGYDLWELCQNGAQEDINLTERTQPLLLTASVALYRAWQAQGGVVPARMAGHSLGEWSALVCAGVLQFEDAVRLVRERGRLMQEAVPAGEGAMAAVIGLDDDAVESACAAAAEGAVVNAVNYNSPGQVVIAGSAPAVARAIEACKAAGAKRALPLPVSAPFHTELMRPAAEKLASQIEATEFSAPEVPVIHNVHAQAESDPAAIKTLMIEQIYSPVRWTACVQAMAAAGTEQLVECGPGKVLAGLAKRIDRGLTAHNIETPAQLSEAIKSTAQ
- the fabG gene encoding 3-oxoacyl-ACP reductase FabG, whose amino-acid sequence is MTISTSLEGKVALVTGASRGIGAAIADLLGAQGAIVIGTATSAAGAEKISARFAEKGVQGAGKELDVTNLESIAAVLESVKAEFGAPTILVNNAGITKDNLLMRMKDDEWEDVLNTNLTAVYRVSKSCLRDMTKARWGRIINISSVVGSMGNAGQSNYAATKAGVGGFARALAAEVGSRGITVNTVAPGFIDTDMTKVLPEAQREALLSKIPLGRLGAPEEIASVVAFLASDAGGYVTGETIHVNGGMYMG
- the acpP gene encoding acyl carrier protein is translated as MSSIEERVKKIVAEQLGVKEEDVKPEASFVEDLGADSLDTVELVMALEEEFETEIPDEEAEKITTVQLAIDYINQNLG